A genomic window from Purpureocillium takamizusanense chromosome 2, complete sequence includes:
- a CDS encoding uncharacterized protein (COG:Z~EggNog:ENOG503NYQ3), whose amino-acid sequence MSAVMRPTSRRGFEIAIICALALEVDAVDALFDHHWEDDGLPFDKGPGDPNAYSTGIVGRHNVVLAHMPGMGKANAAIVATNCRKSFPNVRLALIVGICGVVPVSPSGQEIILGDVVISDGVIQYDFGRQEPDRFVPKDTLLDSLSRPNLEIRAALAKLKTLRNRKRLATEMATYLGGLRSDPEPGAEYPGVAHDRLFEAAYRHERGKESCEQAGCNGKLVPRERLQAGGSEPRPNIHFGLVASGDWIMRSGEDRDAISAKIGVIGFEMESAGAWDTFPCLVIKGACDYADSHKSNS is encoded by the coding sequence ATGTCCGCGGTGATGCGCCCCACCTCACGGCGCGGCTTTGAAATCGCTATCATTTGCGCTTTGGCCCTAGAAGTCGATGCTGTCGACGCTCTTTTCGACCACCACTGGGAAGATGATGGTCTACCTTTTGACAAAGGGCCAGGCGACCCCAACGCCTACTCcaccggcatcgtcggccgccacAACGTCGTCCTTGCGCACATGCCGGGCATGGGGAAAGCCAATGCTGCGATAGTTGCGACCAACTGCCGCAAAAGCTTCCCAAATGTAAGGCTTGCTCTCATCGTAGGTATATGTGGCGTTGTCCCCGTCAGCCCCAGTGGTCAGGAgatcatcctcggcgacgtcgtgaTCAGCGACGGAGTCATTCAGTACGATTTCGGCCGACAGGAACCGGATCGCTTTGTTCCAAAAGATACCTTGTTAGATTCCTTAAGCAGGCCCAATCTCGAGATCCGAGCAGCGCTGGCGAAGCTCAAAACACTCCGAAACCGGAAGCGGCTTGCCACTGAAATGGCCACctacctcggcggcctgcgcaGTGATCCGGAACCCGGCGCTGAGTACCCAGGTGTGGCACACGATAGGCTTTTCGAGGCGGCATATCGCCATGAGCGTGGCAAGGAATCGTGCGAGCAAGCCGGCTGCAACGGGAAGCTGGTCCCGCGAGAACGCCTCCAGGCCGGCGGAAGCGAGCCGCGACCCAACATACATTTCGGTCTCGTTGCTTCTGGCGACTGGATTATGAGGTCTGGAGAAGATCGCGATGCCATCTCAGCGAAAATCGGCGTTATAGGTTTCGAGATGGAGAGCGCTGGTGCGTGGGATACCTTCCCCTGCCTGGTGATCAAGGGCGCTTGTGACTACGCAGATAGCCACAAGAGCAATTCATAG
- the HMG1_1 gene encoding Hydroxymethylglutaryl-CoA reductase (NADPH) (TransMembrane:6 (o261-282i289-309o315-335i398-417o423-445i507-528o)~EggNog:ENOG503NUYR~BUSCO:EOG092608ZS~COG:I): protein MIAASSFLPSRFRGQKPATKASAPSWFSNRITALLQTLASLTSLHPIHTIVIVAVLASSTYLGLLKESLFDLSGTVRRADWSSLSDGSRSLRIGPETSWKWQPYDSEVSAPSGADHLALVTFVFPESLSHSSPNSAPNSAPNSAPNSAPNSAPLIHVVPTPENLSITSLPSTANPLGAYSQDTALAFALDFHQAPQFAAAAQEIPNDIPGQETMDTERGREKKMWIMKAARVHTRSSVVRWFNNSWVEFVDLLKNAETLDIIIMVLGYLSMHLTFVSLFLSMRRIGSRFWLGTSTLLSSIFAFLFGLIVTTKLGVPITVVLLSEGLPFLVVTIGFEKNIILTQAVLSHALEHRRSLENGNSTGNAKGLRKVGERTTNVIQYAIQAAIKEKGYEIVKDYVIEIIVLVAGAASGVQGGLQQFCFLAAWILFFDGILLFSFYTAILCIKLEINRIKRYVEIRRALEDDGVSHRVAKEVAENNDWARVDGKGQPATSIFGRQMKSTSVPKFKVLMVSGFLIINVLNICTIPFRSTDSLTYISSWAGGLGGVASSPPVDPFKVAASGLDSILENAMRKSQETVVTVLTPIKYELEFPSIHYGLRPGKVEGESDDLANYGMGGRMVGSILKSLEDPILSKWIVVALAMSVALNGYLFNAARWGIKDPNVPDRPINTRDLADAQKFNDVDTPNLPPGEYMRPTATPSKPITPASTDDEGESPATRAATEQASPNVSHSPEEIEKLLQEKRAHELTDEEVVSMSLRGKIPGYALEETLKDFTRAVKVRRTIISRTKATEELTRVLDRSKLPYDNYNWAQVFGACCENVIGYMPLPVGVAGPLVIDGRSYMIPMATTEGVLVASTSRGCKAINFGGGAVTVLTADGMTRGPCVTFETLERSGAAKLWLDSDEGQRVMKKAFNSTSRFARLQQMKTAMAGTNLYIRFKTTTGDAMGMNMISKGVEHALNVMATEAGFDDMQIISLSGNYCIDKKPAAINWIEGRGKSVVAEAIIPSDVVKHVLKSDVDSLVELNINKNLIGSAMAASVGGFNAHAANIVAAIFLATGQDPAQVVESANCITIMKNLRGSLQISVSMPSIEVGTLGGGTILDPQGAMLDLLGVRGPHLPNPGENARSLARIVAASVLAGELSLCSALAAGHLVKAHMQHNRSAPPTRSSTPAPSSGATTPVSLAITSTVEKAVRHPEQLGAPSPAAVERAKR from the exons ATGATCGCTGCGTCGTCCTTCCTTCCCTCCCGCTTCCGGGGTCAGAAGCCCGCGACGAAAgcctcggccccgtcgtggTTCAGCAACAGGATCACTGCCTTGTTGCAGACCCTGGCTAGCCTGACCTCCCTACACCCGATTCAtaccatcgtcatcgttgccgtccttgccAGCTCCACCTACCTGGGCCTCCTCAAGGAGAGCCTCTTCGACCTCTCCGGAACTGTCCGCCGTGCCGACTGGTCTAGCCTGAGTGATGGTAGTAGGAGCTTGCGTATTGGTCCCGAGACCTCGTGGAAATGGCAACCCTACGACTCCGAAGTATCGGCTCCCTCCGGCGCCGATCATCTCGCCCTTGTCACCTTCGTTTTCCCCGAGTCGCTCTCTCACAGCTCGCCGAACTCGGCCCCGAACTCGGCCCCGAACTCGGCCCCGAACTCGGCCCCGAACTCGGCCCCTCTGATCCACGTCGTGCCGACTCCTGAGAATCTGTCCATCACCTCGCTTCCCTCAACCGCCAATCCGCTCGGTGCCTACTCCCAAGATACTGCGCTTGCTTTTGCACTCGACTTCCACCAGGCACCGCAGTTtgcggctgccgcccaggAGATCCCCAATGACATCCCGGGACAGGAGACGATGGATACGGAGCGCGGCCGGGAAAAGAAGATGTGGATCATGAAGGCGGCTAGAGTTCACACCAGAAGTAGTGTTGTGCGCTGGTTTAACAATAGCTGGGTTGAGTTTGTGGATTTGCTGAAGAATGCCGAAACTCTCGACATCATTATCATGGTCCTCGGCTACCTCTCCATGCACCTAACCTTTGTCTCGCTCTTCCTCTCCATGCGCCGGATAGGCTCGAGATTCTGGCTGGGCACCAGCACTCTGTTGTCCTCTATCTTCGCCTTCCTCTTCGGCCTTATCGTAACCACCAAGCTGGGTGTACCGATAACCGTCGTACTACTCTCAGAGGGGCTGCCATTCTTGGTTGTCACTATCGGCTTTGAGAAGAACATCATTTTGACACAAGCTGTCCTATCACACGCATTGGAGCATCGCCGTTCTCTGGAAAACGGAAACTCCACTGGCAACGCTAAGGGGCTTCGCAAGGTCGGTGAGAGGACAACGAATGTGATCCAGTACGCCATCCAAgccgccatcaaggagaAGGGCTACGAGATTGTCAAGGATTATGTTATCGAAATTATCGTTCTCGTGGCGGGTGCAGCTTCTGGAGTCCAGGGCGGCCTACAGCAATTCTGCTTCTTGGCAGCGTGGATCCTCTTCTTCGATGGAATCCTGCTGTTCTCCTTCTACACAGCTATCCTCTGCATTAAGTTGGAGATCAACCGGATCAAGCGTTATGTGGAGATACGCAGGGCTCTGGAGGACGATGGTGTCAGCCACCGTGTTGCCAAGGAGGTTGCCGAGAACAACGACTGGGCCCGAGTGGATGGCaagggccagccagccacctcTATCTTTGGTCGCCAAATGAAGAGCACTAGCGTCCCCAAGTTCAAGGTGCTCATGGTATCCGGTTTTCTCATCATCAACGTCCTCAACATCTGCACTATCCCTTTCCGTAGCACCGACTCCCTCACCTACATCTCCTCATGGGCCGGAGGTCTCGGCGGAGTGGCTAGCTCGCCCCCCGTCGACCCGTTCAAGGTCGCGGCTAGCGGACTGGACTCGATTCTTGAAAACGCAATGCGCAAGAGTCAGGAGACCGTGGTGACTGTTCTGACCCCGATCAAGTATGAGCTCGAGTTCCCATCGATTCATTACGGACTGCGCCCCGGTaaggtcgagggcgagtcGGATGATCTGGCGAACTATGGGATGGGTGGACGCATGGTGGGCAGCATCCTCAAGAGCCTCGAGGACCCTATCTTGTCCAAGTGGATCGTTGTCGCCCTGGCTATGAGCGTTGCTCTCAATGGTTACTTGTTCAACGCTGCTCGATGGGGTATCAAGGACCCCAACGTCCCAGATCGGCCAATCAATACGCGCGATCTTGCCGATGCCCAGAAGTTCAACGATGTCGACACACCGAATCTCCCACCTGGCGAGTATATGCGACCTACCGCAACTCCATCGAAACCCATCACACCTGCATCAACAGACGATGAAGGAGAATCGCCCGCCACAAGAGCGGCTACCGAACAGGCCAGCCCCAACGTCTCACACTCACCTGAAGAGATCGAGAAACTTTTACAGGAGAAACGGGCACACGAGCTTACTGACGAGGAGGTCGTTTCCATGTCATTACGAGGCAAGATTCCCGGATATGCCCTGGAAGAGACACTCAAGGACTTCACTCGCGCCGTCAAGGTCCGCCGGACGATTATCTCGAGAACCAAGGCTACCGAAGAGCTTACCAGGGTACTTGATCGGTCAAAGCTACCATATGATAACTACAACTGGGCTCAGGTCTTTGGTGCTTGCTGCGAGAATGTTATTGGTTATATGCCCCTACCCGTGGGTGTTGCCGGACCACTAGTGATCGACGGTCGCAGCTACATGATTCCCATGGCCACAACCGAGGGTGTTCTTGTGGCCAGTACTAGTCGTGGATGCAAAGCCATCAACTTTGGTGGAGGCGCGGTTACGGTTCTGACCGCGGATGGAATGACGCGTGGCCCGTGCGTGACCTTTGAGACACTCGAGCGATCAGGTGCTGCCAAGCTTTGGCTGGACTCTGACGAGGGTCAGCGGGTGATGAAGAAGGCGTTTAATTCTACTAGCCGATTCGCACGGTTACAGCAgatgaagacggccatggcggggaCTAATCTCTACATCCGCTTCAAGACTACAACTGGAGACGCCATGGGCATGAACATGATCTCCAAGGGTGTCGAGCATGCGTTGAATGTGATGGCTACCGAGGCAGGGTTTGATGATATGCAGATTATCTCTTTGAGTGGCAATTACTGTATCGACAAGAAGCCGGCCGCCATCAACTGGATTGAGGGGAGGGGTAAGAGCGTTGTTGCCGAGGCAATCATTCCGAGCGATGTGGTGAAGCATGTGCTCAAGAGTGATGTTGATTCGTTGGTGGAGCTGAATATTAACAAGAACCTCATcggctcggccatggcggcgtctgTGGGTGGTTTTAATGCTCATGCGGCGAATATTGTCGCTGCCATTTTCCTCGCTACCGGCCAAGACCCTGCCCAGGTCGTGGAGAGCGCCAATTGTATCACCATCATGAAGAA CCTCCGCGGCTCCCTCCAAATCTCCGTCTCCATGCCCTCCATCGAAGTCGGcaccctcggcggcggcaccatccTGGACCCGCAGGGTGCGatgctcgacctgctcggcgtGCGCGGGCCCCACCTCCCCAACCCCGGCGAGaacgcccgctcgctcgcacgcatcgtcgccgcctccgtcctcgcgggcgagctctcCCTCTGctctgccctcgccgccggccacctcgTCAAGGCCCACATGCAGCATAACCGCTCCGCCCCGCCCACCCGCTCCAGCACCCCGGCCCCGTCAAGCGGCGCCACGACTCCCGTCAGTCTCGCCATAACTAGCACTGTGGAGAAGGCGGTCAGGCATCCTGAGCAGCTGGGTGCGCCGAGTCCTGCAGCGGTGGAGAGGGCCAAGCGCTGA
- a CDS encoding uncharacterized protein (EggNog:ENOG503NXBF): protein MHAEPYYPGMVDENVRSEVGAYAWIEENCPTIRIPRLYGFGFSNNTDFTHESRAGIHVLLLRGIRRALHRMPGYPTLTHFAPSPLRHGLPTAYMVMEFVGSEVGQPLSTTWDQYRQDPNRLQTLCRSMARIMVALSRAPWPRIGSFRFNDNDTITLANRRLLCSTTILESEGTPRTMQTNETYACTEPFVADLIHLHDNRLLSNPSATDEEDDCRSQMAVRALLRTRARHFVLKERRNGPFGVQLTDCHPGNFFVDKDWNITCIFDPGEVCSLPLEMVSVPYWLTGRAISDLHGEDLEEFDHVRTRFMQMVEEEEQKSRRAL, encoded by the exons ATGCACGCAGAGCCGTATTATCCTGGCATGGTTGACGAGAATGTCCGCAGCGAGGTTGGTGCGTATGCATGGATAGAGGAGAACTGCCCTACCATCCGTATTCCTCGCCTGTACGGATTCGGCTTCTCCAATAATACTGAC TTTACACACGAGTCTCGCGCTGGAATCCACGTACTGCTTTTGCGAGGGATTCGCCGCGCCCTTCATCGAATGCCTGGATACCCTACGTTGACTCACTTCGCACCAAGTCCCTTACGGCACGGTCTACCGACTGCGTACATGGTCATGGAATTCGTGGGCTCGGAAGTGGGCCAACCGCTATCTACCACCTGGGACCAGTATCGACAAGATCCAAATCGTTTGCAGACACTTTGCCGAAGCATGGCGCGCATCATGGTTGCCTTATCCAGAGCCCCATGGCCTAGGATCGGCTCCTTCCGCTTCAACGATAATGACACCATAACGCTCGCCAACCGACGGCTTCTGTGCTCGACCACGATACTTGAGAGTGAAGgcacgccgaggacgatgcaGACCAATGAGACTTATGCATGTACAGAGCCGTTTGTAGCGGATTTGATACACCTGCACGACAATCGTCTGCTCAGCAACCCCAGCGCGACCGACGAAGAGGATGATTGCCGCAGCCAGATGGCCGTCCGGGCATTGTTGCGGACAAGGGCCCGCCATTTTGTCCTGAAGGAACGCCGCAACGGACCCTTTGGCGTCCAACTGACAGACTGTCATCCCGGCAATTTTTTCGTTGATAAAGACTGGAATATCACGTGCATCTTTGACCCCGGGGAAGTGTGTTCTCTGCCGCTGGAGATGGTATCAGTGCCATATTGGCTGACTGGGCGCGCAATCTCTGACTTACACGGGGAAGACCTGGAGGAGTTCGATCACGTTCGAACACGTTTTATGCAGAtggtcgaggaggaagagcagaAGAGCAGAAGAGCATTGTAA
- a CDS encoding uncharacterized protein (COG:S~EggNog:ENOG503Q4ZG), which yields MTNSIDRPIIFVAHSLGGLVLKSALIHSDAARQGALAEHRSIKLSTYGILFMGTPHQGGNGVQLGRVLANIASLIVAADNRLLKHLEKDSEWLQQQLGQYGPISNDFVTKFAYEEYPTPTVLGHSIMVRIYTAIVDTSTKHK from the exons ATGACGAAT TCGATCGACCGACCGATTATCTTCGTCGCCCACAGCCTAGGAGGGCTTGTCCTCAAGAGT GCCCTAATCCACTCCGACGCCGCTCGGCAAGGCGCCTTAGCTGAACACCGGTCGATCAAACTATCAACATATGGAATTCTATTCATGGGAACTCCTCACCAGGGCGGAAACGGCGTGCAACTAGGACGAGTGCTCGCTAATATAGCGTCCCTTATCGTGGCAGCAGATAACCGGCTTCTGAAGCACCTCGAGAAGGACTCAGAATGGTTGCAGCAGCAACTGGGGCAGTACGGACCAATCAGCAATGACTTTGTGACAAAGTTTGCCTACGAGGAGTATCCGACTCCCACCGTCTTGGGACACAGCATCATGGTTCGTATTTATACCGCTATCGTTGACACTAGCACTAAGCACAAATAG
- a CDS encoding uncharacterized protein (EggNog:ENOG503NXBF) has protein sequence MTTTLTLPNGSPITYDSAKRKDYNVIRRVAHAAATDDFRKLLQQHEKDIIAIVRHHLSLDPWDTCQVQSQRIAGGFNLCVPIQVTGSLNRTLLLRCPLPHMHAEPYYPGMVDENVRSEVGAYAWIEENCPTIRIPRLYGFGFSNNTDFTHESRAGIHVLLLRGIRRALHRMPGYPTLTHFAPSPLRHGLPTAYMVMEFVGSEVGQPLSTTWDQYRQDPNRLQTLCRSMARIMVALSRAPWPRIGSFRFNDNDTITLANRRLLCSTTILESEGTPRTMQTNETYACTEPFVADLIHLHDNRLLSNPSATDEEDDCRSQMAVRALLRTRARHFVLKERRNGPFGVQLTDCHPGNFFVDKDWNITCIFDPGEVCSLPLEMVSVPYWLTGRAISDLHGEDLEEFDHVRTRFMQMVEEEEQKSRRAL, from the exons ATGACAACAACTCTGACCCTACCAAACGGTAGTCCCATCACGTACGATTCGGCAAAACGAAAAGACTACAACGTGATTAGGCGAGttgcgcacgccgccgcaaccgACGACTTCCGCAAGCTCCTACAACAGCATGAGAaggacatcatcgccatcgtgcGCCATCACCTCAGCCTAGACCCCTGGGATACTTGCCAGGTCCAGTCGCAACGGATAGCCGGCGGCTTCAATCTATGCGTACCTATCCAAGTGACTGGCAGCTTGAATAGGACGCTCTTGCTGAGATGTCCTCTACCACACATGCACGCAGAGCCGTATTATCCTGGCATGGTTGACGAGAATGTCCGCAGCGAGGTTGGTGCGTATGCATGGATAGAGGAGAACTGCCCTACCATCCGTATTCCTCGCCTGTACGGATTCGGCTTCTCCAATAATACTGAC TTTACACACGAGTCTCGCGCTGGAATCCACGTACTGCTTTTGCGAGGGATTCGCCGCGCCCTTCATCGAATGCCTGGATACCCTACGTTGACTCACTTCGCACCAAGTCCCTTACGGCACGGTCTACCGACTGCGTACATGGTCATGGAATTCGTGGGCTCGGAAGTGGGCCAACCGCTATCTACCACCTGGGACCAGTATCGACAAGATCCAAATCGTTTGCAGACACTTTGCCGAAGCATGGCGCGCATCATGGTTGCCTTATCCAGAGCCCCATGGCCTAGGATCGGCTCCTTCCGCTTCAACGATAATGACACCATAACGCTCGCCAACCGACGGCTTCTGTGCTCGACCACGATACTTGAGAGTGAAGgcacgccgaggacgatgcaGACCAATGAGACTTATGCATGTACAGAGCCGTTTGTAGCGGATTTGATACACCTGCACGACAATCGTCTGCTCAGCAACCCCAGCGCGACCGACGAAGAGGATGATTGCCGCAGCCAGATGGCCGTCCGGGCATTGTTGCGGACAAGGGCCCGCCATTTTGTCCTGAAGGAACGCCGCAACGGACCCTTTGGCGTCCAACTGACAGACTGTCATCCCGGCAATTTTTTCGTTGATAAAGACTGGAATATCACGTGCATCTTTGACCCCGGGGAAGTGTGTTCTCTGCCGCTGGAGATGGTATCAGTGCCATATTGGCTGACTGGGCGCGCAATCTCTGACTTACACGGGGAAGACCTGGAGGAGTTCGATCACGTTCGAACACGTTTTATGCAGAtggtcgaggaggaagagcagaAGAGCAGAAGAGCATTGTAA
- a CDS encoding uncharacterized protein (COG:Z~EggNog:ENOG503NYVZ), producing the protein MSANLGILYVDLGQFKEAEAMYERALQCKEKAWGPDHASTLDTVNDLANLYKRQGQLKKAKAMYERALQGKEKALGPEHISTLDTINNFAVLYADQGQFKMAEAMYEQALQGFEKALGPDYASTLDIVNNLANLYADLGHRKKAEAMYERVLQGFEKTWGPEHTSTLNTVNNLALLYADQRQLKKAETMYKRALQGFEKAWGPDHTSTLDTVNNLANLYASQGQFKIAKAMYERALQGKEKAWGLEHTSTLDTITNLANLYISQGQYNKAEPICERALQGFEKAWGPDHTSTLAIINSLANLYAGQGQYNKAEAMYERALQGFEKAWGSEHTSTLLTVNNLALLYKSQGHFKNAEAMYERALRGYEKVLGKDGITTCIPFLNAVQNMGHLCAIQGQEIRAKELYTVALTGARNVFGDSSGRVKELEHRVEGLSD; encoded by the coding sequence ATGTCGGCAAACCTTGGAATCCTCTACGTGGACCTCGGGCAGttcaaggaggccgaggctATGTACGAGCGGGCGCTGCAATGCAAAGAGAAGGCGTGGGGACCGGACCACGCATCAACACTCGACACAGTCAACGATCTCGCAAACCTCTATAAGAGGCAAGGGCAGCTCAAAAAGGCCAAGGCTATGTACGAGCGGGCGCTGCAAGGCAAAGAAAAGGCTTTAGGACCGGAGCATATATCGACACTCGATACAATTAACAATTTCGCAGTCCTCTACGCAGACCAAGGGCAATTTAAGATGGCCGAGGCTATGTACGAGCAGGCGCTACAAGGCTTCGAGAAGGCATTAGGACCGGACTACGCGTCGACGCTCGATATAGTCAATAATCTGGCAAACCTTTATGCGGACTTAGGGCATCGTAAGAAGGCCGAGGCTATGTACGAGCGGGTGCTACAAGGCTTCGAGAAGACATGGGGACCGGAGCATACGTCGACTCTCAATACGGTCAATAATCTCGCACTCCTCTACGCGGACCAAAGGCAGCTCAAAAAGGCCGAGACTATGTATAAGCGGGCGCTACAAGGCTTCGAGAAGGCATGGGGGCCGGATCATACGTCGACTCTCGATACGGTCAATAATCTCGCAAACCTTTACGCTAGCCAAGGGCAGTTTAAGATAGCCAAGGCTATGTACGAGCGGGCGCTACAAGGCAAAGAGAAGGCGTGGGGACTAGAGCACACGTCGACTCTCGATACAATTACCAACCTTGCTAACCTCTATATAAGCCAAGGGCAGTATAACAAGGCCGAGCCTATATGCGAGCGGGCGCTACAAGGCTTCGAGAAAGCGTGGGGGCCAGATCATACGTCGACCCTCGCTATAATCAATAGCCTTGCTAACCTCTACGCAGGCCAAGGGCAGTATAATAAAGCTGAGGCTATGTACGAGCGGGCGCTACAAGGCTTCGAAAAGGCGTGGGGATCGGAGCATACGTCGACGCTCCTAACAGTCAATAATCTCGCTCTCCTCTATAAGAGCCAAGGGCATTTCAAgaacgccgaggccatgtACGAGCGGGCGCTACGAGGCTACGAGAAAGTACTGGGCAAAGACGGCATCACGACTTGTATCCCCTTCTTGAATGCTGTCCAGAATATGGGGCATCTATGCGCCATCCAAGGACAAGAGATACGAGCAAAGGAGTTGTACACAGTAGCTCTTACGGGTGCTCGCAACGTCTTTGGAGATAGCAGTGGCCGTGTCAAAGAGCTCGAACATCGTGTAGAAGGTCTCTCCGACTGA